The following coding sequences lie in one Apium graveolens cultivar Ventura chromosome 3, ASM990537v1, whole genome shotgun sequence genomic window:
- the LOC141714151 gene encoding uncharacterized protein LOC141714151, with the protein MNWSRGVKLALRAKNRLGFIDEILPMPKSTSPDLNKWTRNDYMVMSWLTFSMEQVISDSFIFASSTHDLWLDVTEQFGKSNAPLLYELQTSLSKIEQNNLSIAEYYGKLKNANEAAETKKLIQLICGLNKNYDNVKTNLLSIEPLPTVLKAYHILQQIKKQQSLTYLMVKIPDVSALYSNKQSFTPSRSFQPKKAFKKSKLDLMCDHCKRKGHSLDQCFKLVGVPDWYVNLKGKTFAPSYKFVANFTEISNDTSGILGASPLDMPSGSSGVTGSMDSIISTSNVQSVLPNSALWIIDTGASDHMVFSKSLFVELHNLDTPITIALPDGSYLWGPYQTPNLTGGRFILTILDDFSRVTWTHLITTKDQVFNIVQAFLVYIDNHYNTSVKFIRSDNGTVIVQHQRAAHFAAKGIIHQKSVPGNPQ; encoded by the exons ATGAACTGGAGTCGAGGTGTGAAATTAGCTCTCAGAGCGAAGAATAGGCTTGGTTTCATTGACGAAATACTTCCTATGCCTAAATCGACATCTCCAGATCTCAACAAGTGGACTAGAAACGATTATATGGTGATGTCGTGGCTTACTTTCTCTATGGAACAGGTAATATCTGATAGTTTTATTTTTGCATCTTCAACTCATGATCTTTGGTTAGATGTTACTGAACAATTTGGAAAATCGAATGCACCGCTGTTATACGAGCTTCAGACTAGTTTGTCTAAAATTGAACAGAATAATCTGTCAATTGCTGAATATTATGGAAAACTTAAGAAT GCTAATGAGGCGGCAGAAACTAAGAAACTGATTCAATTGATTTGTGGCCTTAACAAGAATTATGATAATGTTAAGACCAATCTTCTGAGTATAGAACCATTACCTACTGTTTTGAAGGCTTATCATATCTTGCAACAAATTAAGAAACAACAGAGCCTTACTTATCTTATGGTCAAGATTCCTGATGTTAGTGCTTTATATAGCAATAAACAATCCTTCACTCCTTCAAGATCTTTCCAGCCTAAGAAGGCTTTTAAGAAATCCAAGCTTGATTTAATGTGTGATCATTGTAAAAGGAAAGGTCATAGTTTAGATCAATGTTTCAAGTTGGTTGGAGTTCCAGACTGGTATGTTAATCtcaaaggtaagacatttgctccATCTTATAAATTCGTAGCTAATTTTACTGAAATTTCAAATGACACTTCTGGTATTCTTGGTGCTTCTCCTTTGGATATGCCTTCTGGTTCTTCAGGTGTTACTGGTTCCATGGATA GTATCATTTCTACTTCTAATGTTCAGTCTGTTCTCCCAAATTCTGCATTATGGATAATAGATACAGGAGCAAGTGATCATATGGTTTTTTCTAAATCCTTGTTTGTTGAATTGCATAATCTTGATACACCTATCACAATTGCTTTACCCGATGGCTCTT ATTTGTGGGGACCTTACCAGACTCCTAATTTGACTGGTGGTAGATTTATTCTTACCATATTGGATGATTTTTCTAGAGTAACTTGGACACATCTGATTACTACTAAAGATCAGGTTTTCAATATTGTTCAAGCCTTTCTAGTCTATATTGATAATCACTATAACACCTCAGTTAAGTTCATTAGATCTGATAATGGGACTGTGATAGTACAACATCAACGTGCTGCTCATTTTGCTGCTAAAGGTATAATTCATCAAAAGAGTGTTCCTGGTAATCCACAGTAG